In one window of Pseudomonadota bacterium DNA:
- a CDS encoding endonuclease III domain-containing protein yields the protein MSERINEIYRRLLDHFGPQGWWPGETPFEVMVGAVLTQNTNWGNVEKAITNLKNAGFLSLEALADLDRNVLAELIRPSGYYNLKAKRLKNLLAAITENEGDLDDYFACDLETLREKLLQVKGIGPETADSIILYAAEKPSFVVDAYTVRILRRHDLVWEEADYHEIRELFMDSLPEDTALYNEYHALIVKTAKEFCLKNNPRCEECPLKGI from the coding sequence ATGTCGGAACGCATCAACGAGATCTATCGCCGCCTCCTGGACCACTTCGGCCCCCAGGGCTGGTGGCCCGGCGAGACCCCCTTCGAAGTCATGGTGGGAGCGGTTCTGACCCAGAACACCAACTGGGGCAATGTCGAGAAAGCGATCACCAATCTGAAGAACGCGGGGTTTCTCTCTCTTGAAGCCCTCGCCGACCTCGACCGGAATGTTCTTGCCGAACTGATCAGACCGTCCGGCTATTACAACCTCAAAGCAAAACGGCTCAAAAACCTGCTCGCCGCCATTACCGAAAATGAGGGAGATCTTGATGATTATTTCGCCTGTGATCTTGAAACATTGCGGGAAAAACTGCTTCAGGTCAAAGGAATCGGCCCGGAGACGGCCGATTCAATCATCCTCTACGCCGCCGAAAAACCAAGCTTTGTGGTTGATGCCTACACCGTCAGAATTCTACGCCGGCATGATCTGGTCTGGGAGGAGGCGGATTATCACGAGATCAGGGAACTGTTCATGGACTCCCTGCCGGAAGACACAGCGCTCTACAACGAATATCATGCCCTGATCGTAAAAACCGCCAAAGAATTCTGCCTGAAAAACAACCCCCGCTGTGAAGAGTGCCCCCTGAAAGGCATTTAA